In one Natrarchaeobius halalkaliphilus genomic region, the following are encoded:
- the nth gene encoding endonuclease III, whose amino-acid sequence MGTPLASTGEQAEEVVNRLEEAYPDSTISLRYADRLELLIAVILSAQCTDERVNSETEHLFEKYDGAKDYANVPQDELAEDLNSITYYNNKAKYIRSACESIVEDHDGEVPDTMAELTDLSGVGRKTANVVLQHGHDVVEGIVVDTHVQRLSRRLGLTEEEYPEPIEAELMEIVLEDYWQQFTHLCIDHGRATCTARNPDCSACVLADICPSEKGDGEVDLASGDPW is encoded by the coding sequence ATGGGAACCCCACTGGCATCGACCGGCGAACAGGCCGAAGAGGTCGTCAACCGCCTCGAAGAAGCCTATCCCGATTCGACGATTTCGTTGCGCTACGCGGACCGCCTCGAGTTACTGATCGCCGTTATTCTCTCCGCACAGTGTACGGACGAACGGGTCAACTCGGAAACCGAGCACCTCTTCGAGAAGTACGACGGTGCCAAAGACTACGCGAACGTTCCACAGGACGAACTTGCCGAGGACCTGAACTCGATTACGTACTACAACAACAAAGCGAAGTACATCCGGAGCGCCTGCGAGTCGATCGTCGAGGATCACGACGGCGAGGTTCCGGACACGATGGCCGAGCTGACCGACCTCTCGGGTGTCGGCCGAAAGACGGCGAACGTCGTGCTCCAGCACGGTCACGACGTCGTCGAGGGAATCGTCGTCGACACGCACGTCCAGCGGCTCTCGAGGCGACTGGGACTGACCGAAGAGGAGTATCCGGAGCCGATCGAGGCGGAGTTGATGGAGATCGTCCTCGAGGACTACTGGCAGCAGTTCACCCACCTCTGTATCGATCACGGACGCGCGACCTGTACGGCTCGCAACCCCGATTGCAGCGCCTGCGTTCTCGCGGATATCTGTCCGTCGGAGAAGGGCGACGGCGAGGTCGACCTCGCGTCGGGCGATCCCTGGTGA
- the aspS gene encoding aspartate--tRNA(Asn) ligase — MQDRTYTADAEPGDDVTVAGWVHEIRDLGGIAFLILRDATGKIQIKFEKDEMDDDLVETGLGAARESVVSVSGAVEEEPRAPTGVEVTPESVEIVSAADPELPLDPSGKVDADLSTRLDNRTLDLRKDQVQAVFEIRSEIMRAVRDRFREYRCTEINTPKIVATGTEGGTELFPITYFGEEAFMNQSPQLFKQLIAGSNVERVFEIGPIFRAEEHNTPRHLNEATSIDFEGAFCDEADAMDVAEGIVTAAYEAVVENCSDELKALGLEDDFAVPDGEFPRISYEEAIERINATGELDDQLVWGDDLSTEAERALGQDVGGHYFVTDWPSEIKPFYIQDHDDDPDLSTGFDLMHPRMELVSGGQREHRHEKLIEGFEQQGLDPDQFEYYTKMFRYGMPPHAGFGLGGERLVMTLLGLENIREAVLFPRDRQRLSP, encoded by the coding sequence ATGCAGGATAGAACTTACACGGCCGACGCCGAGCCAGGCGACGACGTCACCGTCGCCGGCTGGGTCCACGAGATTCGGGACCTCGGCGGAATCGCGTTCTTGATTCTCCGGGACGCGACCGGGAAGATACAGATCAAATTCGAAAAAGACGAGATGGACGACGACCTGGTCGAGACCGGCCTCGGTGCCGCCCGCGAGAGCGTCGTGAGCGTCTCCGGTGCGGTCGAAGAGGAACCCCGTGCCCCGACCGGCGTCGAGGTCACGCCGGAGTCGGTCGAGATCGTCTCCGCTGCCGATCCGGAACTGCCGCTCGATCCGTCTGGGAAGGTTGACGCCGACCTCTCGACGCGACTCGACAACCGGACGCTCGATCTGCGAAAAGACCAGGTCCAGGCGGTCTTCGAGATCCGCTCGGAGATCATGCGTGCGGTCCGCGACCGATTCCGTGAGTACCGCTGTACGGAGATCAACACCCCGAAGATCGTCGCCACGGGGACCGAAGGCGGTACCGAACTGTTCCCGATAACCTACTTTGGCGAGGAGGCGTTCATGAACCAGTCGCCACAGCTGTTCAAACAGCTGATCGCCGGCTCGAACGTCGAGCGCGTCTTCGAGATCGGTCCGATCTTCCGCGCCGAAGAACACAACACGCCGCGTCACCTCAACGAAGCTACCTCGATCGATTTCGAGGGCGCGTTCTGTGACGAAGCCGACGCGATGGACGTCGCTGAGGGCATCGTCACGGCCGCCTACGAAGCCGTCGTCGAGAACTGTAGCGACGAACTCAAGGCGCTCGGTCTCGAGGACGACTTTGCGGTTCCGGACGGCGAGTTCCCGCGAATCAGCTACGAGGAAGCCATCGAACGAATCAACGCGACCGGCGAACTCGACGATCAACTGGTCTGGGGTGACGACCTCTCGACGGAAGCCGAACGAGCGCTCGGACAGGACGTCGGCGGCCACTATTTCGTCACGGACTGGCCAAGCGAGATCAAGCCGTTTTACATTCAGGATCACGACGACGATCCCGACCTCTCCACCGGCTTCGACCTGATGCATCCGCGCATGGAACTGGTGTCCGGTGGACAGCGCGAACACCGCCACGAGAAACTCATCGAAGGCTTCGAACAGCAGGGACTCGATCCCGATCAGTTCGAGTACTACACGAAGATGTTCAGATACGGCATGCCGCCCCACGCCGGCTTCGGACTTGGCGGCGAGCGCCTCGTCATGACGCTCCTCGGCCTCGAGAACATTCGCGAAGCCGTGCTCTTCCCACGGGATCGTCAGCGACTGAGCCCGTAA
- a CDS encoding LolA family protein, which yields MSPNTPARRFVVPLLVLGTIFLLAGCVAVPGDDGLETDLEQRFASEGPPDEIAATLEVRSSIDGETTVREENVWYRTDGTSRVESTDGTHVVVVDGQSRWSHDSETGSVQRLEIDPNQPSILDGLYTQQTRYVESDRYTLTEREETTIEGRETYRLVFDPPENETVERSVDVLVGDTEYVIPLETSERDIEDRGIERIEIWLDKETLFPVRHHLDGDEIELETTYRNLAVEPGLEDDLFEFDPSTVSGIGDGENGETSEDDAVEEIALPVIDHHETVEAATEAVPFAVAEPDRSSLPETVERDGIRSYEFPDENRTQVSLFYRDEDGTVSVTTSDGPREFAADGTEITVETATGRIEETDQGTELEWSCDGRHYSVFAADSFADGTALEIAESTAAENCS from the coding sequence GTGTCCCCGAACACCCCTGCTCGTCGGTTCGTCGTCCCCCTCCTAGTTCTCGGGACGATCTTCCTTCTGGCCGGCTGCGTCGCGGTTCCCGGCGACGACGGTCTCGAAACGGACCTCGAACAACGGTTCGCAAGCGAAGGACCGCCGGACGAAATCGCGGCGACGCTCGAGGTTCGGTCGTCGATCGACGGTGAAACGACGGTTCGCGAGGAAAACGTCTGGTACCGTACGGACGGTACCAGTCGAGTCGAAAGCACAGACGGAACGCACGTCGTCGTCGTAGACGGACAGTCGCGATGGTCTCACGACAGCGAGACGGGTTCCGTCCAGCGCCTCGAGATCGATCCGAATCAGCCGTCGATCCTCGACGGGCTCTACACCCAACAGACGCGATACGTCGAAAGCGACCGTTACACGCTCACAGAACGCGAAGAGACGACGATCGAGGGTCGAGAAACGTACCGACTCGTCTTCGATCCGCCGGAAAACGAGACGGTCGAGCGATCCGTCGACGTTCTCGTCGGAGACACCGAGTACGTTATTCCACTCGAAACGAGCGAACGAGACATCGAGGATCGAGGGATCGAGCGGATCGAGATCTGGCTGGATAAAGAGACGCTGTTTCCCGTCCGCCACCACCTCGACGGAGACGAAATAGAACTCGAGACCACCTACCGGAACCTCGCGGTCGAACCGGGACTCGAGGACGATCTGTTCGAGTTCGATCCGTCGACGGTATCCGGGATCGGAGATGGCGAAAACGGAGAAACCAGCGAAGATGACGCCGTCGAAGAGATCGCATTGCCGGTGATCGATCACCACGAGACCGTCGAGGCGGCGACCGAGGCGGTTCCGTTCGCGGTTGCCGAACCCGACCGGTCGTCGCTTCCCGAAACCGTCGAACGCGACGGAATACGCAGCTACGAGTTTCCGGACGAAAATCGCACGCAGGTGTCGTTGTTCTACCGCGACGAAGACGGAACGGTGTCGGTGACTACCAGCGACGGTCCCCGCGAGTTCGCGGCCGACGGGACGGAAATCACCGTCGAGACCGCCACCGGAAGGATCGAAGAGACCGACCAGGGAACCGAACTCGAGTGGTCGTGTGACGGTCGTCACTACTCGGTGTTCGCCGCCGATTCGTTCGCAGACGGAACGGCGCTCGAGATCGCAGAATCAACCGCCGCCGAAAACTGCTCGTAG
- the lrpA1 gene encoding HTH-type transcriptional regulator LrpA1: MSTQATEDRILEVLESDAQASYAEIADRANVSKPTVRKYIKQLEEDGVIVGYSADIDPKKLSSQTIALVGLDVASERYIEATKALKEYDEIEALYSSSGDHMLMAEVRAADGDELGEIISDELLEIDGVTAAHPSFLQERLK; the protein is encoded by the coding sequence ATGAGTACCCAGGCGACGGAAGATCGCATCCTCGAGGTTCTCGAATCGGATGCGCAGGCGTCCTACGCTGAGATCGCTGATCGGGCGAACGTCTCGAAGCCGACGGTTCGAAAGTACATCAAACAGCTCGAAGAGGACGGCGTTATCGTCGGCTACTCGGCGGATATCGATCCGAAGAAACTCTCGAGCCAGACGATCGCACTGGTCGGTCTCGACGTCGCCAGCGAGCGCTATATCGAAGCGACGAAAGCGCTGAAAGAGTACGACGAAATCGAGGCGCTCTACAGCTCGAGTGGCGATCACATGCTGATGGCCGAAGTTCGGGCCGCCGACGGCGACGAACTCGGGGAGATAATCTCCGATGAGCTACTCGAGATCGATGGCGTCACCGCCGCACATCCGTCGTTCTTGCAAGAACGATTGAAGTAA
- a CDS encoding SRPBCC family protein gives MPSYDRRTIIDAPLQDVWQFYSRASGLEDVTPDWVDLRVESVIGSDGRLGPDVLEPGSELSVSIRPFGLGPRQYWLSVITERERADGAAYFRDELEHGPFDEWVHTHSFFAHGDRTVLRDEIEYELPLGPLARFGRPFSRIGFEAMFRARHRLTNEQLG, from the coding sequence ATGCCGTCGTACGACCGGCGGACGATCATCGATGCACCGCTTCAGGACGTCTGGCAGTTTTACTCTCGCGCCTCCGGACTCGAAGACGTCACGCCCGACTGGGTCGACCTTCGGGTCGAATCCGTAATCGGTTCCGACGGTCGACTGGGTCCCGACGTTCTCGAGCCCGGATCGGAGCTTTCGGTGTCGATCCGTCCGTTTGGCCTGGGCCCGCGCCAGTACTGGCTCTCGGTCATAACTGAGCGCGAACGCGCCGACGGCGCGGCGTACTTTCGCGACGAACTCGAACACGGACCGTTCGACGAGTGGGTGCACACGCACAGCTTCTTCGCCCACGGCGACCGGACGGTCCTGCGAGACGAGATCGAGTACGAGCTTCCGCTCGGCCCGCTCGCGCGATTCGGTAGGCCGTTCTCTCGGATCGGCTTCGAGGCGATGTTTCGGGCACGCCATCGATTGACGAACGAACAGCTTGGATAA
- a CDS encoding nitrous oxide reductase accessory protein NosL, producing MTGLESEPLVRRRFIGAIGTGTAVCFAGCLGENGSGDDHGDHATHDDHQNGDGGENQFETSLEHPGNEPIEFADDLRCPVCNMVPAQYPQWQSQLAHENGDGAVFDTPGCLFAYYAVPPTDSPVTAVWVTDFESGDLIDATEAHFVIVTDETAVTGEVMEINPRPFADRDDAVAYLSEWDTEELTEDDIIGLEDVDREVAAIYRGNRLPDE from the coding sequence ATGACCGGACTCGAGAGCGAGCCGCTGGTCCGACGCCGATTCATCGGGGCGATCGGGACGGGGACCGCTGTCTGCTTCGCGGGCTGTCTGGGGGAGAACGGTAGCGGCGACGATCACGGCGACCACGCCACCCACGACGACCACCAAAACGGCGACGGTGGAGAAAATCAGTTCGAGACGAGCCTCGAGCATCCGGGGAACGAGCCGATCGAGTTTGCCGACGACCTGCGATGTCCGGTGTGTAACATGGTACCGGCGCAGTATCCCCAGTGGCAGAGTCAGCTCGCACACGAAAACGGGGACGGCGCGGTCTTCGATACGCCCGGCTGTCTGTTCGCCTACTACGCCGTTCCGCCCACGGATTCGCCCGTCACCGCCGTGTGGGTGACCGACTTCGAATCGGGTGACCTCATCGATGCGACCGAGGCACACTTCGTGATCGTCACGGACGAAACCGCCGTCACCGGAGAAGTGATGGAGATCAACCCGAGGCCGTTTGCGGATCGCGACGACGCCGTGGCGTATCTCTCGGAGTGGGACACGGAAGAGCTAACCGAGGACGACATCATCGGTCTCGAGGACGTCGATCGGGAGGTCGCCGCAATCTATCGGGGGAACCGGCTTCCCGACGAGTGA
- a CDS encoding phospholipase D-like domain-containing protein translates to MSVRRVTIVVAAALLLLTTLATGVPSTAPTADRPLASPATGPTGPGCVPAHETSAETDLESVRVVELYPNPTTFNNAGEFVVLEAPPETDLESWTLTDGHTTAEFPNVTVSGRIAASTEPEITDELTDDPVLGLDGAIRLAVDGDELELRNGTETVDAVAYDEAPLAQRWHRTSDDLDGDGRWTPRDGTCFSTARIDAETATTFVLPDSPAVPLETIRDADDRLLLAGYTLTSPAVETALVEASDRGVEVAVLLESGPVGGTPAATGSMIERLEDAGVEVRMIGGEGARYRFHHPKYAVVDDRVLVTSENWKPSGIGGESSRGWGVRIGDESLATELETVFRADFEGWDTQSGSTFRQSATFVENDGVSSPSEFETVHEAATVPVDSVELLVAPDNADRRLAELLADADDEILVKQASIADDVVVLEETLAAARRGVDVRILLDSTWYNEDENAALADDLEAIAATEGLSLEAKLVEDSDRFEKVHAKGVVIDREIAVVGSANWNDNAFENNREVLVALHSGAAGEYFAAVFEADWNGGVWSLPIELSVTVVALLVGAALLGRRYVRFGDRNP, encoded by the coding sequence ATGTCCGTCAGGCGAGTTACCATCGTCGTCGCGGCCGCTCTCTTACTGTTGACCACTCTCGCCACCGGCGTTCCTTCGACGGCACCCACCGCGGATCGACCTCTCGCGAGTCCGGCTACGGGCCCGACCGGTCCCGGATGTGTCCCTGCTCACGAGACGTCAGCCGAAACCGACCTCGAGTCTGTACGCGTTGTCGAGCTCTACCCGAATCCGACGACCTTCAACAATGCCGGCGAGTTCGTCGTTCTCGAGGCACCACCGGAGACGGACCTCGAGAGCTGGACGCTCACCGACGGTCACACGACCGCCGAATTTCCAAACGTGACGGTTTCGGGCCGCATCGCGGCGAGTACCGAGCCGGAGATCACGGACGAACTGACGGACGATCCAGTCCTCGGGCTCGACGGCGCGATCCGGCTCGCAGTCGACGGCGACGAACTCGAACTCCGGAACGGGACGGAGACGGTCGATGCGGTGGCCTACGACGAGGCACCCCTCGCCCAGCGCTGGCACCGAACCAGCGACGACCTCGACGGGGACGGACGCTGGACACCGCGGGATGGTACCTGTTTCTCGACCGCTCGGATCGACGCCGAGACGGCGACGACGTTCGTCCTTCCCGATTCGCCGGCGGTTCCACTCGAGACGATTCGAGACGCGGACGACCGACTCTTGCTCGCGGGGTATACGCTTACCTCTCCGGCAGTCGAAACGGCGCTCGTCGAGGCGTCCGATCGCGGCGTCGAAGTCGCCGTCCTCCTCGAGTCCGGGCCCGTCGGGGGAACGCCGGCAGCGACCGGTTCGATGATCGAGAGGCTCGAAGATGCAGGCGTCGAGGTTCGGATGATCGGCGGCGAGGGAGCGCGCTATCGGTTCCACCACCCAAAGTACGCGGTCGTCGACGATCGAGTTCTGGTCACGAGCGAAAACTGGAAGCCGTCGGGAATCGGCGGCGAATCGAGTCGAGGCTGGGGCGTCAGGATCGGAGACGAGTCCCTCGCTACGGAGCTCGAAACGGTATTCAGGGCCGATTTCGAGGGGTGGGACACCCAGTCCGGATCGACGTTTCGCCAGAGTGCAACGTTCGTCGAGAACGACGGTGTCTCGAGTCCGTCCGAGTTCGAGACGGTCCACGAGGCGGCGACGGTCCCAGTCGACTCCGTCGAGTTACTGGTGGCTCCGGACAACGCCGACCGACGGCTCGCGGAGCTACTCGCCGATGCGGACGACGAAATCCTCGTCAAACAGGCCAGTATCGCAGACGACGTCGTCGTGCTCGAGGAAACGCTCGCGGCCGCGCGTCGCGGCGTCGACGTGCGGATTCTGCTCGATTCGACGTGGTACAACGAAGACGAAAACGCCGCACTCGCGGACGACCTCGAAGCCATCGCCGCCACCGAAGGGCTCTCGCTCGAGGCGAAACTGGTCGAGGATAGCGATCGGTTCGAGAAAGTTCACGCCAAGGGGGTCGTCATCGACCGCGAAATCGCCGTCGTCGGCAGTGCGAACTGGAACGACAACGCCTTCGAGAACAACCGCGAGGTCCTCGTGGCGCTCCACAGCGGGGCGGCCGGTGAGTACTTCGCGGCCGTCTTCGAGGCCGACTGGAACGGCGGCGTCTGGTCGCTTCCGATCGAGCTCAGTGTCACAGTCGTCGCTTTGCTGGTCGGTGCGGCGCTCCTCGGTCGGCGGTACGTTCGGTTCGGGGATCGAAATCCCTGA
- a CDS encoding metal-dependent transcriptional regulator, producing MNTADQYLKAIYLAQRMDEGPASTGTLADILGVSPASVNEMIGKLENRGFVEHEKYKGASLTDEGLERAHNALQTYCIIERFLTNVLEVAEFRDEARTLESVIDDTVAERLDTIIDRPAECPDCFDPERDCCERLEVCGPAN from the coding sequence ATGAACACTGCAGACCAATACCTCAAGGCGATCTACCTCGCACAGCGCATGGACGAAGGGCCGGCATCGACTGGAACCCTCGCGGACATCCTCGGTGTTAGTCCGGCAAGCGTCAACGAGATGATCGGTAAGCTCGAGAACCGGGGGTTCGTCGAACACGAAAAATACAAGGGAGCGAGTCTCACCGACGAGGGCCTCGAGCGAGCCCACAACGCCTTACAGACCTACTGCATCATCGAGCGGTTTCTCACGAACGTTCTCGAAGTCGCGGAGTTTCGCGACGAGGCGCGAACTCTCGAGAGCGTCATCGACGATACGGTCGCAGAGCGCCTCGACACGATCATCGACCGACCCGCGGAGTGTCCGGACTGTTTCGATCCGGAACGCGACTGCTGTGAGCGCCTCGAGGTCTGTGGACCGGCGAACTGA
- a CDS encoding ferritin-like domain-containing protein, whose translation MSMGQRVSSDHQLARLLQIGVVLEEVVESRAAHHLESLPPEQRDAVDDEIRELLVEAASESADHRERLEALIDDLDAETVAYEEINALVDAQYGPPEDTDGVLYDQLCNEETAYKFYDDLIDAIEASDVEFAIDRDRLLETLSEIRTEEKEGAEEVTEIMEHRA comes from the coding sequence ATGAGTATGGGACAGCGTGTCTCGAGCGATCACCAGCTCGCTCGACTCCTCCAGATCGGCGTCGTTCTCGAGGAAGTCGTCGAGTCACGCGCCGCCCACCACCTCGAGTCGCTCCCCCCCGAACAGCGGGATGCAGTCGACGACGAGATTCGCGAGTTGCTCGTCGAAGCCGCATCCGAGTCGGCCGACCATCGCGAGCGCTTGGAGGCGCTGATCGACGACCTCGACGCCGAAACCGTCGCCTACGAGGAGATCAATGCGCTGGTCGATGCACAGTACGGCCCACCCGAGGATACCGACGGCGTTCTCTACGATCAGCTCTGTAACGAGGAAACGGCTTACAAGTTCTACGACGATCTGATCGATGCGATCGAAGCCTCCGACGTCGAGTTCGCCATCGACCGGGACCGGCTTCTCGAGACGCTGTCGGAGATTCGCACCGAGGAGAAAGAAGGGGCCGAGGAAGTCACCGAGATCATGGAGCATCGAGCATGA
- the hemB gene encoding porphobilinogen synthase, whose protein sequence is MNLTNRPRRLRQDRVRDLVSETTLEPTDLIAPVFVDATTDERIQIESMPGHERVPIDESVDRVEGVLETGVEAVMLFGIPSSKDSAGSRAWADDGVIQDAVRRITAETDAYVITDVCLCEYTEHGHCGPLEPGLADEKGGGTADHGSRESTLTVDNDATLESLEKIAVSHAEAGSDMIAPSGMMDGMVAAIRRGLDRAGFEHVPIMSYAAKYQSAFYGPFRDAADGAPEFGGRRHYQMDPANAREAMREVELDVDQGADVLMVKPALPYLDVVRDVSREFDHPVAAYNVSGEYAMLCAAADKGWLDLEEVALESLVSIKRAGADLILTYFAEDVGRSL, encoded by the coding sequence ATGAACCTCACCAACCGACCCCGGCGGCTCCGACAGGACCGGGTTCGCGATCTGGTCAGCGAAACGACCCTCGAGCCCACGGATCTCATCGCGCCGGTGTTCGTCGATGCGACGACTGACGAGCGGATCCAGATCGAGTCGATGCCCGGCCACGAGCGCGTCCCGATCGACGAGAGCGTCGACCGCGTCGAGGGCGTCCTCGAGACGGGTGTCGAGGCCGTCATGCTGTTCGGGATCCCCTCTTCGAAGGACTCGGCGGGGAGCCGTGCCTGGGCAGACGACGGCGTTATTCAGGACGCAGTTCGGCGGATAACGGCCGAAACCGACGCGTACGTCATCACCGACGTCTGTCTCTGTGAGTACACCGAACACGGCCACTGCGGGCCGCTCGAGCCGGGCCTCGCGGACGAGAAAGGAGGTGGGACTGCGGATCACGGCTCTCGGGAATCCACCCTGACCGTCGACAACGATGCGACGCTCGAGTCCCTCGAGAAGATCGCCGTCTCACACGCCGAGGCGGGATCGGATATGATCGCACCCAGCGGGATGATGGACGGGATGGTCGCGGCGATCAGACGCGGCCTCGACCGGGCCGGCTTCGAACACGTTCCGATCATGAGCTACGCGGCGAAGTACCAGAGCGCTTTCTACGGGCCGTTCAGGGACGCAGCCGACGGTGCGCCCGAATTCGGTGGTCGTCGACACTACCAGATGGATCCGGCGAACGCACGCGAGGCGATGCGGGAGGTCGAACTGGACGTCGACCAGGGTGCTGACGTCCTGATGGTCAAACCCGCGCTTCCCTACCTCGACGTTGTCCGGGACGTCAGCCGGGAGTTCGACCATCCCGTCGCCGCCTACAACGTCTCCGGCGAGTACGCCATGCTGTGTGCTGCCGCCGACAAGGGCTGGCTCGACCTCGAGGAGGTCGCACTCGAGTCGCTGGTGTCGATCAAACGCGCCGGTGCAGACCTGATCCTGACGTACTTCGCGGAAGACGTCGGTCGATCGCTCTAG
- a CDS encoding ammonium transporter, whose amino-acid sequence MDPIFLQVETADLEQLATGMNLMWALTVTFLIFFMHAGFAMLEAGQVRSKNVANQLTKNMLTWAVGIFVFFVIGMGISNNVGSALGGGDASPLTMFGEGSFDWAMWLFSAVFAMTAATIVSGAVAGRAKLRAYVTYTFLLAGVIYPVVAAMVWYAPGGTPILESLGFADFAGGMVVHGVGGVAGLTAAWVLGARMDKYNSDGSVNIIPGHSMTFAVLGTLILCFGWFGFNVGTAATVINPETFELADFDYVGSIAMVTALGMGLGALGASVVSIAMNGKVDTLYVANGMLAGLVGVTGPTDLITPMGAIAIGFLAGAQLPIVFKLVDEKLKIDDVCAVFPVHGTAGMLGLIIYPLWSLEGSAIGGGVIAGGILSIEASAFAPQIIGVAVITVWTVLATAAVWGAFKAIGQARVTTDHERDGLDLSEHGVDTYPEFGQPDVATDGGHATDDKIIRTDGGEPNDGELKMVTAVVRPDRLGAVKKSLAEVGAPSLTVTNVSGRGSQPAKKGQWRGEEYTVDLHQKVKIECVVADIPAGDVVDAIADAANTGEPGDGKIFVLPVESAHQVRTGKTGQDAV is encoded by the coding sequence ATGGATCCGATTTTCCTGCAGGTCGAGACCGCCGACCTCGAGCAACTCGCCACCGGAATGAATCTGATGTGGGCGCTGACGGTCACGTTCCTCATCTTCTTCATGCACGCGGGATTCGCGATGCTCGAGGCCGGCCAGGTCCGTTCGAAGAACGTCGCGAATCAGCTGACGAAGAACATGCTGACCTGGGCGGTCGGAATCTTCGTGTTCTTCGTCATCGGGATGGGGATTTCGAACAACGTCGGTTCGGCACTGGGCGGCGGCGACGCCAGTCCGCTGACGATGTTCGGTGAAGGATCGTTCGACTGGGCGATGTGGCTCTTCAGTGCGGTGTTCGCGATGACGGCCGCGACGATCGTTTCCGGTGCGGTCGCCGGTCGCGCGAAGCTCCGTGCGTACGTCACGTACACGTTCTTGCTCGCGGGAGTCATCTACCCGGTCGTCGCGGCAATGGTCTGGTACGCTCCCGGTGGAACGCCGATCCTCGAGAGTCTGGGCTTCGCTGACTTCGCGGGCGGAATGGTCGTCCACGGCGTCGGCGGTGTCGCCGGGCTGACCGCAGCCTGGGTTCTCGGTGCACGCATGGACAAGTACAACAGCGACGGAAGCGTCAACATCATTCCCGGCCACTCGATGACGTTCGCGGTGCTCGGAACGTTGATCCTCTGTTTCGGCTGGTTTGGCTTCAACGTGGGGACGGCCGCGACGGTCATCAACCCGGAGACGTTCGAACTGGCTGACTTCGATTACGTCGGGAGCATCGCGATGGTCACCGCACTCGGAATGGGACTTGGCGCACTCGGTGCGTCAGTCGTTTCGATCGCGATGAACGGCAAAGTCGATACGCTGTACGTCGCAAACGGCATGCTCGCCGGCCTCGTCGGCGTCACCGGACCGACGGACCTCATCACGCCGATGGGTGCGATCGCGATCGGCTTCCTCGCAGGCGCACAGCTGCCGATCGTCTTCAAGCTCGTCGACGAAAAGCTCAAGATCGACGACGTCTGCGCCGTCTTCCCGGTCCACGGGACCGCGGGGATGCTCGGGCTGATCATCTACCCGCTCTGGTCGCTCGAGGGATCTGCGATCGGCGGCGGCGTGATCGCCGGGGGCATTCTCTCGATCGAAGCGAGCGCGTTCGCGCCACAGATCATCGGCGTCGCGGTCATCACCGTTTGGACGGTGCTCGCGACCGCAGCCGTCTGGGGTGCGTTCAAAGCGATCGGACAAGCTCGAGTCACGACCGACCACGAGCGTGACGGTCTCGATCTGTCCGAACACGGCGTCGATACCTACCCCGAGTTCGGTCAGCCGGACGTCGCAACGGACGGCGGCCACGCGACCGACGACAAGATCATCCGCACTGACGGCGGTGAACCGAACGACGGCGAACTGAAGATGGTTACGGCAGTCGTTCGCCCGGACCGTCTCGGTGCAGTCAAGAAGTCGCTGGCCGAGGTCGGCGCACCGTCGCTGACCGTCACCAACGTCTCCGGACGCGGCTCACAGCCCGCAAAGAAGGGTCAATGGCGCGGCGAGGAGTACACGGTCGACCTTCACCAGAAGGTTAAAATCGAGTGCGTCGTCGCTGACATCCCCGCTGGTGACGTCGTCGACGCGATCGCGGACGCTGCGAACACCGGCGAACCGGGCGACGGCAAGATCTTCGTCCTGCCGGTCGAGAGCGCCCACCAGGTCAGAACGGGTAAAACCGGTCAGGACGCGGTCTAA